The following proteins are co-located in the Abditibacteriaceae bacterium genome:
- a CDS encoding ATP-binding protein → MKPSARAEIADFLRQRKTAIVRRVLAQIAASPDLAEMHEVARSDEYRAYITQVIELVAATVADPADRRVYDTVRERSLARFRQHASPVSVSHVASLHRLTIVRLLRRAWRDNPSLLGRAIDVIERISAELDSIIARSYQDARDEISRTAETKYYSLFENASEAILSFVPGDAENVTGSGAVIEINVQCERLLGQNRTALIGQRFADLFAPEYQDQARWLEAQTSGTSNLRLEDMVVRRADGLTIPVSLSCNWIDVDGASLAQVIMRDVTPLRQMQRELLSHTEQLEARVAARTHELQHSEERYRALFLQEQRRAQHLSLINDVQQCALVTRDTAEFLHQVTAAVQLHFRDCDVTFYLCRSFNGEAPDGLVTAVNRDGSPENSSSAAPPVSPRSLENSNASSSACSELVVAAQVGGYGMAQPVGATHPLYVGLPGHAATHQSFLYIANDTSADGRYMPAPGVHRDALSQMCVPVSIDGEITGVIVVSSSVRDTFDPRDAVALQTAATIVAAHLQASRMYREMAELKEFNETLVGTMLHSLMVVNRDGIVQLANERLSQTLRTPRNELINRPIRSVLGEAFARHELQTALDYVTQHGEPLEIPEVRIWSRAGEFIFDVRVSRVFFRGQAHAVVLLINLTQRWRKTQQLQLMNEMGRFLQSSLEVNTVLHTVLTCITAGPALGFNRAFLLLLGDDGTTLKGAMALGPSSSEEASLIWREMGRREMSLQDILADDTGFDSKHPTPLQSRILTLQIPLDPPFSPALSQSIRERRALKVQRVDFLPPTFMASESEEDRKIPLVATETDEEAEGTVEIDRTVSLRQIRQALAALFTAREAVVAPLVAKSRIVGVVVADNLYSNAPIEDDDVRLLETVAQQAGLTIDNALTYQALKKAQRELVSAERLVAVGEMAARVSHEIRNPLATIGGWAHSILKKPGDSEGVRRKISIITEEVSRLEDLLSDLLDMARPRELDLKPHSVNEIVEHALLLAESDIAVAGVQLEKHLAPDIPIALLDRRRLLQALLNTMRNGAQSMSPGGVLTIATRLKSSVKTDGKTKKIIEIEVRDTGAGIPERALKQIFDPFFSTKIRGSGLGLAVTLRIIRDHGGTIDVFSEDGKGTQFVMLLPLKTAQETTDSLRAPD, encoded by the coding sequence ATGAAACCTTCGGCCCGCGCGGAAATTGCTGACTTTCTGCGCCAGCGCAAAACGGCGATTGTTCGCCGTGTGCTGGCGCAAATTGCTGCGTCTCCCGACCTGGCCGAAATGCACGAAGTCGCGCGCTCGGACGAGTATCGCGCGTACATTACGCAAGTCATCGAACTCGTCGCTGCAACTGTCGCCGATCCAGCCGATCGCCGCGTGTACGATACGGTGCGTGAGCGATCTCTCGCCCGTTTCCGGCAGCATGCTTCGCCCGTTTCGGTTTCGCACGTCGCGTCGCTTCACCGCTTGACTATTGTTCGCTTGCTGCGCCGCGCCTGGCGCGACAATCCATCGCTTCTAGGTCGGGCCATCGACGTTATCGAGCGCATTTCAGCGGAACTCGACAGCATTATCGCGCGCTCTTACCAAGATGCCCGCGATGAAATTTCGCGCACTGCTGAAACCAAATACTACTCCCTCTTTGAAAACGCCAGCGAAGCCATTTTGTCGTTTGTTCCCGGAGACGCCGAGAACGTAACCGGCAGCGGCGCTGTGATTGAAATCAATGTGCAGTGCGAGCGCTTGCTGGGACAAAATCGCACGGCGCTTATCGGGCAGCGCTTTGCCGATTTATTCGCCCCCGAATATCAGGATCAGGCGCGCTGGCTGGAAGCCCAAACCAGTGGAACATCGAATCTCCGATTAGAAGACATGGTTGTGCGCCGCGCCGACGGCCTGACGATTCCCGTTTCGCTTTCGTGCAACTGGATTGATGTCGATGGCGCATCGCTGGCGCAAGTCATCATGCGCGATGTCACGCCGCTGCGCCAGATGCAGCGCGAACTACTTTCCCACACCGAACAACTCGAAGCGCGCGTCGCAGCGCGCACGCATGAATTGCAGCATTCGGAAGAGCGCTACCGCGCTTTGTTCTTGCAAGAGCAGCGGCGCGCGCAGCATCTCTCCCTAATTAACGATGTCCAGCAATGCGCGCTTGTCACTCGCGACACCGCCGAATTTCTGCATCAGGTTACGGCAGCCGTTCAGCTTCACTTCCGCGACTGCGACGTAACGTTCTATCTGTGCCGCAGCTTCAACGGCGAAGCGCCAGACGGGCTGGTAACAGCTGTCAACCGCGACGGTTCGCCTGAGAATTCCTCAAGCGCCGCGCCGCCGGTTTCTCCTCGCAGCCTTGAAAACAGCAACGCATCGTCAAGCGCCTGCAGCGAACTTGTTGTTGCGGCACAAGTGGGCGGTTACGGGATGGCACAGCCCGTTGGAGCGACACACCCGCTTTACGTCGGCCTTCCCGGCCATGCCGCGACGCACCAATCGTTCCTTTATATCGCCAATGACACCTCTGCCGACGGACGCTATATGCCCGCGCCGGGCGTTCACCGCGATGCCCTCTCGCAGATGTGTGTTCCGGTTTCCATCGATGGCGAAATCACCGGCGTCATTGTCGTTTCCAGCAGTGTGCGCGACACCTTCGACCCACGCGACGCGGTTGCCTTGCAGACAGCTGCGACCATTGTTGCCGCGCATTTGCAGGCGAGCCGAATGTATCGCGAAATGGCCGAACTGAAGGAGTTCAACGAGACCCTCGTCGGCACCATGCTGCATTCGCTGATGGTTGTGAATCGCGACGGCATCGTGCAACTCGCTAACGAGCGGCTCAGCCAAACCCTGCGAACGCCCCGCAATGAACTAATTAATCGGCCGATTCGCAGCGTGCTCGGCGAGGCGTTTGCGCGTCACGAATTACAGACTGCTCTCGATTACGTTACCCAGCACGGCGAGCCACTGGAAATCCCTGAAGTACGCATCTGGTCGCGCGCAGGCGAATTTATTTTCGATGTGCGCGTTTCGCGTGTGTTCTTTCGCGGTCAGGCACACGCCGTCGTTCTGCTCATCAACCTCACGCAGCGCTGGCGCAAAACACAGCAATTGCAGTTGATGAATGAGATGGGACGATTCTTGCAATCGTCGCTTGAAGTTAACACCGTCTTGCACACCGTTCTTACCTGCATTACAGCCGGGCCGGCGCTGGGCTTTAATCGCGCGTTTTTGCTGCTTTTGGGCGACGATGGAACGACCCTCAAAGGTGCCATGGCATTGGGACCGTCGTCCTCGGAAGAAGCGAGCCTCATCTGGCGCGAAATGGGCCGTCGTGAAATGAGTCTGCAGGACATTCTTGCCGACGATACTGGTTTTGATTCCAAACATCCGACGCCTTTACAAAGTCGCATATTGACGCTACAAATACCTCTTGACCCACCGTTTTCTCCGGCCCTCTCGCAATCGATACGCGAGCGGCGCGCCTTGAAAGTTCAACGCGTCGATTTTCTTCCGCCTACCTTTATGGCGAGCGAAAGCGAAGAAGACCGAAAAATTCCCCTTGTAGCGACGGAAACCGACGAGGAAGCCGAAGGTACGGTCGAAATCGACCGTACTGTGTCGTTGCGGCAAATACGTCAGGCACTGGCGGCGTTGTTTACAGCACGCGAGGCCGTTGTCGCACCGCTTGTTGCGAAATCGCGTATTGTCGGTGTCGTCGTTGCCGATAACCTTTATTCCAACGCTCCGATTGAGGACGACGATGTGCGCTTGCTCGAAACCGTGGCGCAGCAGGCCGGCCTGACAATCGACAACGCGCTCACCTATCAAGCGTTGAAGAAGGCGCAACGCGAGTTGGTCTCGGCAGAGCGACTGGTTGCCGTCGGCGAAATGGCCGCGCGCGTGAGCCACGAAATTCGCAACCCTCTGGCAACGATTGGTGGCTGGGCACACAGCATTCTGAAAAAACCGGGTGACAGTGAAGGCGTACGCCGCAAAATTTCGATTATTACCGAAGAAGTTTCGCGCCTGGAAGACTTGCTCAGTGACCTGCTCGATATGGCCCGCCCGCGTGAACTCGACCTCAAACCGCATTCAGTCAACGAGATTGTCGAACACGCTCTTTTACTGGCCGAATCGGATATTGCTGTCGCTGGAGTGCAACTCGAAAAGCACCTTGCACCGGATATTCCCATCGCCCTGCTCGACCGCCGTCGGTTGCTGCAGGCTTTACTGAATACAATGCGCAATGGTGCGCAATCGATGAGTCCCGGCGGCGTTTTGACAATTGCGACGCGTTTGAAGAGCAGCGTCAAAACGGATGGCAAAACCAAAAAGATCATCGAAATCGAAGTGCGTGACACGGGCGCGGGCATTCCCGAGCGTGCTTTGAAACAAATTTTCGATCCGTTTTTCTCGACCAAGATCCGTGGTTCCGGCCTCGGTCTCGCTGTAACCTTACGCATTATCCGCGATCATGGCGGCACTATCGATGTCTTTTCCGAAGATGGCAAAGGCACTCAGTTTGTGATGTTGCTTCCACTCAAGACAGCGCAAGAAACGACGGACTCTCTTCGCGCTCCCGATTAA
- a CDS encoding response regulator: MPHTVLIVEDDNNQRALYAEELGDEGYTILSAPDGREAIRIVESNRPDIIVLDINMPGMDGLDTLNVLLEKAPGIPVIINSAYASYKESFTSWSADAYIVKSSDLSEMKETVKRLLENPPNA; encoded by the coding sequence ATGCCACATACTGTTTTAATCGTAGAAGATGACAACAACCAGCGCGCGTTATACGCGGAAGAGCTTGGCGACGAGGGTTATACCATCCTTTCTGCGCCCGATGGCCGCGAGGCAATTCGAATTGTCGAATCGAATCGCCCCGATATCATCGTTCTCGATATCAATATGCCGGGCATGGATGGGCTGGATACGCTGAATGTCTTGCTGGAAAAGGCGCCCGGCATTCCCGTCATCATCAACTCGGCTTATGCTTCCTATAAAGAGTCTTTCACCTCGTGGTCTGCTGACGCCTACATTGTAAAAAGCTCGGATCTTTCGGAGATGAAAGAAACGGTCAAGCGTTTACTCGAAAATCCTCCGAACGCGTAA
- the glgC gene encoding glucose-1-phosphate adenylyltransferase, translating to MNDSQETSSDVVPPSPLEELARPGAVHYAPTLNRGLAARGQESALNQTMVMVLAGGQGERLYPLTRDRAKPAVPFGGSYRIIDFALSNCINSGLRRILVLTQYKSFSLQRHIKAGWDIFNLVMGEYIDVIPPQQRNVKRWYQGTADAIFQNIYMLEQERPKYVVILGGDHIYKMDYAKMLDFHISNNADLTMSCTQVSREEATRLGVAGADEHNRVTQFVEKPKNPPEIPGDPGRSYASMGVYIFSTDVLVRRIIEDVKQDTEHDFGKNIIPKMVKGGDRVFAYPFVDENKKPEVYWRDIGTLDSYFEANMDLVNVSPLFNLYDDEWPIHRRHQPGPPAKTVFNEAGRAGIATDSLLATGAIISGAEVQHSIVGPRCFVHSWSKIDHSILFDDVEIGRHCTIRNAIIDKHVKIPAGTQIGVDLEEDRKRFTVTDSGIVVIPKGIALS from the coding sequence ATGAACGATTCGCAAGAAACTTCTTCTGACGTTGTCCCGCCTTCGCCTCTCGAAGAACTCGCGCGGCCCGGCGCTGTGCATTACGCGCCAACGCTCAATCGAGGACTGGCGGCGCGCGGCCAAGAATCGGCTCTGAATCAAACGATGGTAATGGTTCTCGCCGGAGGCCAGGGGGAACGACTCTACCCTTTAACACGCGATCGCGCGAAACCGGCAGTGCCGTTCGGTGGCAGCTACCGAATCATTGACTTTGCCCTTTCCAACTGCATCAATTCGGGGCTGCGACGCATTCTTGTCCTGACCCAGTACAAATCGTTCTCGTTACAACGCCATATCAAAGCGGGTTGGGACATTTTCAACCTCGTCATGGGCGAGTATATCGACGTCATCCCACCGCAGCAGCGCAACGTTAAACGCTGGTATCAAGGCACAGCCGACGCGATCTTCCAAAACATATACATGCTTGAGCAAGAGCGTCCTAAATACGTAGTTATCCTGGGCGGCGACCACATCTACAAGATGGATTACGCTAAAATGCTCGATTTTCATATCAGCAATAACGCCGACTTAACCATGAGTTGCACCCAGGTTTCGCGCGAGGAAGCAACACGCCTGGGCGTTGCCGGAGCCGACGAGCATAATCGCGTCACTCAGTTTGTTGAAAAACCGAAGAACCCACCAGAAATTCCGGGGGATCCAGGCCGCAGCTATGCGTCAATGGGCGTTTATATCTTTTCGACCGATGTTCTGGTGCGACGTATTATCGAAGACGTGAAACAGGATACAGAGCACGACTTCGGGAAGAACATTATTCCGAAAATGGTAAAAGGCGGCGACCGTGTCTTTGCTTACCCGTTCGTCGATGAAAACAAGAAACCCGAAGTTTACTGGCGCGATATTGGAACGCTCGATTCTTACTTTGAGGCGAACATGGACCTGGTGAATGTTTCGCCACTTTTTAACCTCTACGACGACGAATGGCCGATTCATCGGCGCCATCAGCCCGGCCCACCCGCCAAGACGGTTTTTAACGAAGCCGGACGTGCCGGGATCGCTACCGATTCACTGTTGGCGACCGGTGCTATCATTTCGGGGGCCGAGGTGCAGCATTCCATTGTGGGGCCGCGCTGCTTCGTTCACTCCTGGTCGAAAATCGATCACAGCATCCTCTTTGATGATGTTGAGATTGGGCGTCACTGCACTATCCGTAACGCGATCATCGACAAACACGTCAAAATACCTGCCGGCACTCAGATCGGCGTGGACCTTGAGGAAGATCGCAAGCGTTTTACGGTGACCGATAGTGGTATCGTAGTGATCCCCAAGGGCATTGCCCTCAGCTAA
- a CDS encoding ParA family protein: MIISVINQKGGVGKTTTAVNLAVSLAQWGHQTLLVDLDPQGNATSGVGLSSVPSPSLYECLIESAAHTERTEENTEITVPVAVAGTVPRFSVVGSSTELAGADVEIGQNPRRDNLRSILRAMNSDYDFIVIDTPPSVSLLTVNALVAADRLIIPVQCEYYALEGLGQLLRTLERVRKNLNPHVSVMGLVRTMYDGRLGLSAQVSAELERHFSRLLFSTMIPRNVRLAEAPSHGKPIALYDRRSPGANAYQKLALEVIKRSDDAKQQISKESE; the protein is encoded by the coding sequence ATGATTATCAGCGTTATCAACCAGAAAGGCGGCGTCGGAAAAACCACAACTGCGGTCAATCTTGCCGTTTCATTGGCCCAGTGGGGTCACCAGACATTACTTGTCGATCTTGACCCTCAAGGCAACGCTACCAGCGGCGTTGGCCTTTCCTCCGTGCCTTCTCCCAGTCTTTATGAATGTCTCATCGAAAGTGCGGCTCACACGGAGCGAACTGAAGAAAACACGGAAATAACAGTTCCGGTTGCAGTTGCTGGCACAGTACCCAGATTCTCCGTTGTTGGTTCATCCACAGAACTGGCCGGCGCCGATGTCGAAATCGGGCAAAACCCCCGACGCGACAACTTGCGCTCGATTCTCCGTGCCATGAACAGCGACTACGACTTCATTGTCATCGACACTCCGCCTTCGGTTTCCTTACTCACGGTTAACGCCCTCGTAGCTGCCGACCGCCTTATTATTCCCGTCCAATGCGAATACTACGCGCTGGAAGGTCTGGGTCAGTTACTTCGCACACTGGAACGCGTCCGCAAGAACCTGAATCCACATGTTTCCGTAATGGGCCTCGTGAGGACGATGTACGACGGGCGTCTAGGCCTCAGTGCTCAGGTGTCGGCAGAACTGGAACGTCATTTTTCACGTTTGCTTTTCAGCACGATGATTCCACGCAACGTCCGTCTCGCCGAGGCACCGAGCCACGGTAAGCCCATCGCTTTATATGATCGGCGTTCGCCCGGAGCCAATGCCTATCAGAAACTCGCTTTAGAAGTTATTAAACGCAGCGATGACGCCAAACAACAGATTAGCAAGGAGTCCGAATGA
- a CDS encoding ParB/RepB/Spo0J family partition protein has translation MKKGLGRGLAALIPETDMDFLRQVARGDDLDLAPTPVRRTNGRTNAVSRSNMKTEDAGVYAPETVRAAAADAVTAEAGNGSETAHANVKNGPNFVDIAAIEANPYQPRRHFNEQELADLAASIEEHGVLQPVLLRETAEAGRYQLIAGERRWRASQRAGLTQIPAIVRIVDDRQALELALIENVQRHDISAIDTAMAYRRLAKEFELSQEEIAQRVGKSRSAVANTLRLLDLHEEARIAIENGSLSEGHGRAILSAPTEGSRRALFRRVVRDQLSVRETERLASRAKQTTGSRSDENSSSDSQLDGLGEGSMQPFTEAELQDFAVKLEKRLGTRLSFRPKGAGGTLVVQYSSPSELQRIFELIAKT, from the coding sequence ATGAAAAAGGGACTAGGACGGGGATTAGCTGCGCTCATTCCCGAAACAGATATGGATTTTTTACGCCAGGTCGCTCGTGGCGACGACTTGGATCTCGCTCCTACACCCGTAAGACGAACGAACGGTAGAACGAATGCCGTGTCCCGTTCGAATATGAAGACGGAGGATGCGGGAGTCTATGCGCCTGAAACTGTTCGCGCTGCTGCTGCTGACGCAGTAACGGCTGAGGCCGGAAATGGATCGGAAACGGCGCATGCTAATGTAAAGAACGGTCCGAATTTCGTTGACATCGCAGCCATTGAAGCAAACCCGTATCAGCCTCGTCGTCACTTCAACGAGCAGGAACTCGCCGACCTAGCCGCCTCGATAGAGGAACACGGTGTCCTCCAGCCTGTTTTGTTACGCGAAACAGCCGAAGCGGGACGCTACCAGTTAATCGCTGGTGAACGGCGCTGGCGCGCCTCCCAAAGGGCCGGACTGACGCAGATTCCTGCAATCGTCCGAATCGTGGATGATCGACAGGCGTTGGAATTGGCCCTTATCGAAAACGTGCAGCGCCATGACATCAGTGCAATCGACACGGCCATGGCGTACCGACGACTGGCCAAAGAATTCGAGTTATCCCAGGAAGAAATCGCGCAGCGTGTGGGTAAAAGCCGCTCTGCTGTAGCGAACACTTTGCGTTTGCTCGACTTGCATGAGGAGGCCCGTATTGCCATTGAGAATGGGAGTTTGTCGGAAGGCCATGGCCGCGCCATTCTGAGCGCTCCGACGGAGGGTTCAAGACGAGCGTTATTTCGGCGCGTTGTGCGCGATCAACTATCGGTTCGTGAAACCGAGCGGCTGGCCAGTCGCGCGAAGCAAACGACAGGCTCTCGTTCGGACGAGAACAGCTCCAGTGATTCGCAACTTGACGGCCTTGGAGAAGGGTCGATGCAGCCATTTACGGAAGCTGAACTGCAGGATTTTGCCGTTAAGTTGGAAAAGCGATTAGGGACGCGCTTGTCGTTCAGGCCCAAGGGTGCCGGCGGCACCCTCGTTGTTCAATATAGTTCGCCGTCCGAATTGCAGCGAATTTTTGAATTGATCGCAAAAACGTAG
- the nrdR gene encoding transcriptional regulator NrdR, with amino-acid sequence MKCPQCAHADTRVIDSRPAEEGAMLRRRRVCDACEHRFTTHERLAYQSLTVVKQDGRREPFNSEKLRAGLFSACTKLPISTAKIEQMASEIERGLRQEPGSEVSSESIGDMVMERLYNTNHVAFVRFASVYQRFEDVESYAQLLERLSRRGRKQETPQGPATKAQIPDPSNI; translated from the coding sequence ATGAAATGTCCCCAGTGTGCGCACGCAGATACCCGTGTAATAGATTCACGACCCGCTGAAGAGGGGGCGATGCTGCGCCGACGGCGCGTTTGCGATGCGTGTGAGCACCGCTTTACAACGCATGAGCGCTTGGCCTATCAATCCCTAACAGTCGTTAAGCAGGATGGTCGGCGAGAGCCGTTTAATAGTGAAAAACTGCGGGCGGGGTTGTTCAGTGCCTGCACAAAGCTTCCGATTTCAACAGCGAAGATCGAGCAGATGGCCTCCGAGATTGAGCGCGGGTTACGCCAGGAGCCAGGGAGTGAAGTTTCCTCCGAGAGCATTGGCGACATGGTGATGGAACGACTCTACAACACAAATCATGTCGCCTTCGTGCGCTTTGCTTCGGTTTATCAACGCTTTGAAGATGTCGAGAGTTATGCCCAACTCCTTGAGCGTCTTTCCCGTAGGGGCCGCAAGCAGGAAACCCCTCAGGGACCGGCAACAAAGGCTCAGATTCCAGACCCGTCAAACATTTAA
- a CDS encoding dihydroorotate dehydrogenase electron transfer subunit, which translates to MSSSCYVVERSHADKPGYWRLAFDGRENCQGVQAGQFVHILPRPSDGSDPLLRRAFSILSVKGNIVEVLFRVQGKGTTSLSRLRSGDTVDVLWPLGLPFPVAQGPLILVGGGVGVPPMLALASQEAGKARREELTVIIGGRSENDILCQEDFHALGINPLICTEDGSLGERGLVTQTLQRLFSTEAPPEQKTPGTMMFHVKPTVYACGPLGMLKAIAAICQEAEVSCLVSLEENMPCGIGVCNGCVVPTHNAQGSDFDRYRRICVEGPGVWAREIDWSAF; encoded by the coding sequence ATGTCCAGTTCCTGTTACGTCGTTGAGAGAAGCCACGCAGATAAGCCGGGCTACTGGCGTTTAGCGTTTGATGGCAGGGAGAACTGCCAGGGTGTGCAGGCCGGTCAATTCGTACATATTTTGCCTCGTCCTTCCGACGGCAGCGATCCTTTGCTGCGTCGTGCCTTCTCCATCCTGAGCGTTAAAGGCAACATCGTGGAAGTTCTATTTCGGGTTCAAGGCAAGGGGACCACGTCGTTATCCAGGCTGCGCTCGGGCGATACTGTTGATGTTCTGTGGCCTCTGGGCCTTCCGTTCCCAGTGGCACAAGGTCCGCTGATTCTTGTGGGTGGCGGCGTTGGCGTTCCTCCCATGCTGGCGCTCGCTTCCCAAGAGGCGGGCAAGGCAAGACGAGAAGAGTTAACGGTCATTATCGGTGGGCGAAGCGAAAACGATATCCTATGCCAAGAGGATTTCCATGCGCTGGGAATTAACCCACTTATTTGTACAGAAGACGGATCGCTCGGAGAGAGGGGCTTAGTCACGCAGACTCTCCAGAGACTCTTCTCTACAGAAGCACCCCCCGAACAGAAGACTCCGGGGACGATGATGTTTCACGTGAAACCAACGGTTTATGCCTGCGGCCCTCTAGGGATGCTGAAAGCAATTGCGGCCATCTGCCAAGAGGCGGAGGTTTCATGTCTTGTCTCACTTGAGGAGAATATGCCCTGCGGTATCGGGGTCTGCAACGGATGCGTTGTCCCGACTCATAACGCGCAAGGTAGTGATTTCGATCGTTACCGCCGTATTTGTGTCGAAGGTCCGGGCGTCTGGGCGCGCGAAATAGACTGGAGCGCCTTCTGA
- a CDS encoding dihydroorotate dehydrogenase, whose translation MQHENSQAPSRSPLRTELGPLGLQNPILTASGTFGYGQEMAGYIDMSRLGAIVCKTVTRHPRAGNAPPRTCETASGMLNAIGLQNVGIDKFIEEKLPPLQKLGVPIVVNVAGESVEDFAYLLRSLDGQAGVCAIELNISCPNVAHGLDFATDPALTEDVVAHARAATSLPVFAKLSPNVTDITVIAKAAEAGGAHALSLVNTFVGMAIDTRTRKPRISNISGGLSGPAIKPLALRAVYRCAQVVSIPIIGVGGIVSANDALEFFIAGASAVQIGTATFAQPQAAVDILEGIEEYLSQNKLTLQELIGSLRTQ comes from the coding sequence ATGCAACACGAAAATTCTCAGGCCCCAAGCCGCTCGCCACTACGAACAGAGCTCGGCCCACTTGGTCTTCAGAACCCGATTCTCACAGCGTCCGGTACTTTTGGTTACGGGCAGGAGATGGCGGGCTATATTGATATGTCGCGCTTGGGCGCTATCGTTTGCAAAACCGTGACGCGCCACCCGCGTGCCGGAAATGCGCCGCCGCGCACCTGTGAAACTGCGTCGGGAATGCTCAACGCGATTGGTTTGCAAAACGTCGGTATCGATAAATTTATTGAAGAAAAGTTGCCGCCCTTACAAAAGCTGGGAGTACCGATTGTCGTCAATGTTGCTGGGGAATCGGTGGAAGACTTTGCATATCTCCTGCGTTCGCTCGACGGGCAAGCGGGCGTTTGCGCGATTGAATTAAACATCTCCTGTCCAAACGTCGCGCATGGGCTGGACTTCGCCACCGACCCCGCACTCACCGAAGACGTTGTCGCCCACGCGCGCGCCGCGACTTCGCTGCCGGTATTTGCCAAGCTTTCGCCTAACGTCACTGATATCACAGTGATTGCAAAAGCTGCCGAAGCAGGCGGAGCGCATGCCCTCTCGCTTGTCAATACCTTTGTCGGGATGGCGATTGATACACGGACACGCAAGCCACGCATTTCCAACATTTCCGGCGGACTCAGTGGCCCTGCAATAAAGCCGCTCGCGCTGCGCGCTGTTTACCGTTGTGCCCAAGTGGTTTCGATTCCCATTATCGGTGTTGGCGGCATTGTCTCGGCAAATGACGCGCTCGAATTCTTTATTGCCGGTGCGAGTGCTGTCCAGATCGGAACAGCGACCTTTGCCCAACCACAAGCAGCGGTTGATATTCTTGAAGGAATCGAAGAATATTTATCGCAAAACAAATTGACACTCCAAGAACTCATCGGTAGCTTAAGGACACAATAA
- a CDS encoding Gfo/Idh/MocA family oxidoreductase — protein MANIRCGVIGYGGALNMGRAHATYIQQTDGLELTAVCDTDPSRTDAALTDFEGIQTFNSIDELLASDAIDLAIIVLPHNLHAPVAIQCAQAGKHVVVEKPMCITVDEATRMIDASKAAGKMLSVFHNRRQDSDYRTLRELIVDKKIIGDVFKVEVFSGHYSQQDPKIWRTVKSISGGYFYDWGAHFLDWLLGIIPGPIENVSGHFHKRVWHEVTNEDHVEATIRFASGCVANVQMSSIAHAGKPRWWVLGDKGAIVDKGGYFEVTGDFEHQGYPATLRVPYRNDSEWKTYYSNVAAHLRDGGELGVKPEQARRVIAVLETAERSSEQGQALPLPTEATDAAFTRSE, from the coding sequence ATGGCAAACATTCGATGCGGCGTCATTGGCTACGGCGGCGCTTTGAACATGGGACGTGCGCACGCGACCTACATCCAGCAAACCGACGGGTTGGAACTCACTGCCGTATGCGATACCGACCCGAGTCGCACCGACGCTGCTCTCACCGATTTCGAAGGAATCCAAACCTTCAATAGCATCGACGAGCTTCTCGCTTCGGATGCAATCGACCTCGCGATTATCGTTCTTCCTCATAACCTTCACGCTCCGGTTGCAATTCAATGCGCGCAAGCCGGAAAGCACGTTGTTGTCGAGAAACCGATGTGCATCACCGTCGATGAAGCGACACGAATGATTGATGCCTCTAAAGCTGCGGGCAAAATGCTGTCGGTCTTTCATAACCGCCGTCAGGACTCCGATTACCGAACGCTGCGTGAACTGATTGTCGATAAGAAAATTATCGGCGATGTCTTCAAAGTCGAGGTTTTTAGCGGCCATTACAGCCAGCAGGACCCGAAAATATGGCGCACCGTGAAGAGCATTTCCGGTGGTTACTTTTACGATTGGGGCGCACATTTCCTCGATTGGCTGTTGGGCATCATTCCCGGCCCCATCGAAAACGTGTCGGGCCATTTCCACAAACGCGTCTGGCACGAAGTGACCAACGAAGACCATGTTGAAGCGACAATTCGCTTCGCGTCGGGCTGCGTAGCCAACGTGCAGATGTCGAGCATTGCGCATGCAGGTAAGCCGCGCTGGTGGGTTTTGGGCGACAAAGGCGCAATCGTCGACAAAGGCGGCTACTTTGAAGTTACAGGCGACTTTGAACATCAAGGCTACCCAGCGACGCTGCGCGTGCCTTACCGTAACGACAGCGAGTGGAAGACATACTACTCGAACGTTGCAGCGCATCTGCGCGACGGTGGCGAGTTGGGCGTAAAACCTGAGCAAGCGCGCCGCGTTATCGCAGTGCTTGAAACCGCGGAACGCTCAAGTGAACAAGGCCAAGCGCTGCCGCTTCCCACCGAAGCGACCGACGCCGCATTTACACGCAGCGAGTAG